One stretch of Rhinatrema bivittatum chromosome 8, aRhiBiv1.1, whole genome shotgun sequence DNA includes these proteins:
- the LSM7 gene encoding U6 snRNA-associated Sm-like protein LSm7 isoform X2 — protein sequence MADKEKKKKESILDLSKYIDKTIRVKFQGGREASGILKGFDPLLNLVLDGTIEYMRDPDDQYKLTEDTRQLGLVVCRGTSVVLICPQDGMESIPNPFIQQQDG from the exons ATGGCG gataaagagaagaagaaaaaggagagtATCCTAGATCTTTCCAAGTACATTGATAAGACCATCCGGGTGAAGTTCCAAGGCGGACGAGAAG cCAGCGGAATCTTGAAAGGCTTCGATCCTCTGCTAAACTTGGTACTTGATGGCACTATCGAGTACATGAGAG ATCCCGACGACCAGTACAAGTTAACAGAAGATACCCGGCAGCTGGGCCTGGTGGTGTGCCGCGGGACGTCAGTGGTGTTGATATGCCCGCAGGATGGCATGGAGTCCATTCCCAACCCTTTCATTCAGCAGCAAGATGGTTAA
- the LSM7 gene encoding U6 snRNA-associated Sm-like protein LSm7 isoform X1, which translates to MGGSPWELGTASGQQALYCAYSHISGPCSKDKEKKKKESILDLSKYIDKTIRVKFQGGREASGILKGFDPLLNLVLDGTIEYMRDPDDQYKLTEDTRQLGLVVCRGTSVVLICPQDGMESIPNPFIQQQDG; encoded by the exons ATGGGCGGCTCACCATGGGAACTGGGCACTGCGTCTGGCCAGCAAGCTCTTTATTGTGCATACAGTCACATCAGTGGTCCATGTTCAAAg gataaagagaagaagaaaaaggagagtATCCTAGATCTTTCCAAGTACATTGATAAGACCATCCGGGTGAAGTTCCAAGGCGGACGAGAAG cCAGCGGAATCTTGAAAGGCTTCGATCCTCTGCTAAACTTGGTACTTGATGGCACTATCGAGTACATGAGAG ATCCCGACGACCAGTACAAGTTAACAGAAGATACCCGGCAGCTGGGCCTGGTGGTGTGCCGCGGGACGTCAGTGGTGTTGATATGCCCGCAGGATGGCATGGAGTCCATTCCCAACCCTTTCATTCAGCAGCAAGATGGTTAA